A segment of the Candidatus Izimaplasma bacterium HR1 genome:
GTAGATGAATATAAGATTATTGGTGGATTTGTAAAATTCTTCTTCTTGGCAAGTATAGGAGATTTTATAGGGTTACGTTTAAAACAAAGTTTTTGGCAAGTGCCTAAAAAAATATTCTTTAAAGCTACAATATGGGGACTTATTGGTTCTGTAATTGTTTTAGTATTTACAATATTTAATACAGGTGTTATTGAATTACAGGCAAAAGGTATTTTACCTTTTGAAGATGTGTTGTTTGCTACAGCGCTCTTTACTTCAATATTTATGAACGTAATTTTTGCACCTACTATGATGGCTTTCCACAGAGTTAGTGATCAGTACTTAAATGGTAGTGATTCAATAGAATCAGCAGTTAAAGAAGTTAATTGGGTTCATTTTTATAAGATTGTTTTACTAAGAACATTACCGTTATTCTGGATACCTGCTCATACCATTACATTTATGCTTCCTTTTGAATACCGAGTTATCTTTGCTGCGGTCTTAGGAATTGCATTAGGATTATTATTAAGCTTATTCAAAAAATAGAATATCAGGGATATCTTGATATTTTTTTGATTTAATTTTATAGTATGTTATATTTAATTTGTTTAGGAGTGATTTTATGTTATTTAATTTCCCATTAGAAATAGCTTTGATATCAATGATTATTGCTCAATTGGTAAAATTACCAATACAGAGAATTATTGATAAAAAATGGACACCATCTATTATCTTTTCGACAGGTGGAATGCCTTCAAGTCATAGTGCTTTTGTTACAGCTTTAACTCTTGCATTTGCTTTGACAGAGGGTGTAACAAGTCCTTTCTTCGCAATTAGTTTTGTTTTCGCTAGTGTTATTATTCATGATGCTGTAGGTATTAGAAGAGAAGCAGGAAAGCATGCTACTGTGTTAAACCAAATGAAAGAGGAATTTGATTTATTAGTTAAAGAGGTATCAAAAGGTAGAAAACGTGATGATAAAGTAGTTGAATCGAAATTAAAAGAACTACTTGGCCATGAACCTATTGAAGCTCTTACAGGTACTTTACTCGGTGCTCTGCTAACACTAATTTATTATTTCACAATTATTGTTTAATGAGTAAAAAGAAATTGCAATCATATTTCCCGAATGGGAAAGCTTCCAAAGGATTTTTTAAGCCTTATGATTATTTATTAAGTAATGATGATAAAGATTATTATATTAAAACACTACAAGTAAATGAAAACAGCATCTTATCAATTAACTCAAAATATGTTTGGGAAGTTAAAACGGGTAGAATATCTGGCATAAATTTTAAAACTTCAAGTAAGAATTTAATAGATATGAAAGGGTTTAATGAGTTACCTAATAAGATTATTGTATTTAAGGGTGAACCATACAAAATCCTTAAATATATAAACGAATCTGAGGTTATTGATATCTCGAACTCAAAAGAAATAAATGGTATAAAAATATTTAATAACATTGAAGAGATAATTATTTGATACAATTGTCTCTTTTTATTTTGGAATTTTTACGCTTATGCTATAATAGAACTAGAAAGTCTTGGTGAGATGATGAAGATTATTGTTACTGGGTTTGGTAGATTTCTAGATAATGAGAATAACCCAACGAAAGACATATTAAAATTATTACCTAAAACTATTTTAGGAAATGAGATATTTCCGATTGAATTACCAGTTATTTTCGACGAGTGTTTTGATTATTTAAAACCGTTTATTGTAGATATTGATCCAGATGTAATTATTATGTTAGGTTTAGCAGGAGGTAGAAAAGCGATTACTCCTGAAAGAGTGGCTATCAATATGAAAGATACTACTGGCCCTGATAATATTGGATATATGCCAGTAGATGAAATTATAGATATAAATGGCAAAAATGCATTCTTTTCTGGTTTGCCTTTACGTGAAATCGAAAAGAATCTAAAGATTTATAATATTCCAGTTAAAATTAGTAATTCAGCAGGTTTGTATGTGTGCAATAATATTATGTATAAAGTATTGAATTACATTGACCAAAATAATCTGAATATAAAAGCAGGATTTGTCCATGTACCGTATTCAGATGAATCAAAACCAAATGTAGATGTCTTTTCATTACCAATTGAAATAATTTATCAGGGAGTAATAGAGATTATAAAAGCAGTTCTTTAGAAAGAGAAAGGTAGGGTACAAATGGAAGTTATGGAATTTAAGATTAAGGGTAGACATAGTTTAGAATTAGCTTGCTTAAAAGTATTGCCTAAAAAAGAACCTAAGGCAATTGTTCAGATTTTTCACGGTATGGGAGAGAAAAAAGAGAGATATATCCCATTCATGGAGTTCTTAGCAGATAATGGTTATGCAGTATATATCCACGATCATCGTAAACATGGTGCTAGTGTGTTTAATGAAGGTGAACATGGAATGTGGGTAAAAGAGGATACTTGGCATGATGTAATAGATGATGCTTATTTTGTTAGCAGAAGAATTTTAAAGGATTTACCAGGTAAAGAAATTTACATATTGGGACATTCTATGGGTAGTATTATTGCACGAGGATTCTTAGGCGAGTATCCACTAGTTGCAAAAAAAGCAATTTTAATGGGAACACTCCCTCCAATGTCATTGACCGCAGCTATTGCTCCAATATTATTAGCCCGTGTCTTAAGATTGTTTTCTGGAGCTAAGCGTAGTACATTCCTAGGTAATATGACAAACAAAAGATTACAACCTAAATATGGAATGCCTCGTACTGAATTTGATTGGTTATCAAGAGATAATGAAATTGTTGATAAATATATAGAAGACCCATTATGTGGGTATGCGTATACACCACAATTCTATTTTGAGTTCTTTAAAGGAATTGTTGCTTGTAACAAATCGAATTTTATTTCTCAAACTAAACATATACCTATATTATTTATATCTGGTTCTGAAGATCCAGTTGGTGAAAAAGGTGAAGGTGTTAAGTTAGTTCATCGTCAATTTAATGGACATGGATATTCACAACTTACACTCAAAATAGTTGAGGAAGCAAAACATGAAGTTTTGAATGAAACAAATAAATTAGAGACTTATCAATTTATTCTAAATTGGTTAGATACTTCAGAATAAATTAACAAAAAATGTCTTGCAATGCAATTTTTGTTGTGATAGATTTATTGTGTATAAGGTAAATATTCAAAGGGCAAATATATGGAAACATATAGACGCAAAGTCACAGAGCTACAGGAGAAATCCCATGCTGGCTGGACCGCAATATTTTAAAAGAGTTTTTTTGTAATTGCACAAAAAACATCTCTTTTGCAACCTAAAAAATATATTGTGAAAAGCGTGAACGCCCTATTTAGGGCGTTTTTTATTTATTTTATACTACTAAATTTATAAGGAGGATTTTATGGGTGAAAAGCCAAAAGGAACATTTAACGTCGGCGTGGATCTTGGAACATCAAATCTCCTAATTTATGTAGAAGGCCGAGGAACAATCTTCGATGAACCTTCATACATTGCGGTAGATAAAGCAAGTGGCAAAATAGTGTCTGTTGGTTTAGATGCAGCGGAATTAGTAGGTAAAGTACACGACAAAGTTAAAGTTGTTAAACCACTACAAGGTGGTGTCATCTCTGACATTTCAATGATTAGAGAACTGTTAATGTTCACGTTTGATAAATTATTCGTGGATAATACACAACAAATCAACAAATTATTAATCTGTATTCCTAGTGAGATTACAGAAACTGAAAAGGCAGCAATTTTACAACTCGGAGCAGAATTGGGTATTGAAGATACCAAAATTGATGAAGAGATAAAAGCAGCAGCAATTGGAAGCGGAGTAGATATTTATACTCCAAGTGGACATTTAGTTGTTGATATCGGAGGAGGTACTACAGACTTTGGTGTATTATCACTAGGTGACGTAGTATTATCTAAAAGTATTAAAGTTGCAGGAGATTATTTCGATAAGCAAATTATGGACTATGTAAAAGAAGAACATAAATTGGAAATCGGACCTCAAACTGCTGAAAAGGCTAAAGTTGCTTTAGCTAGTTTAACTGGAGAACTCCCGAAAGATGAAGAAGGCAAGGCCATCACTTTCAATGCAATGGGTAGAGATCTAGTTAGTGGATTACCACATATGGTAGTTCTAAAAGGTAAGGAAATACGTAAGATTATGACAGATTCTTTTGAATCGATTAAAGCTACTTTAATCGCTACATTAGAAGCAACACCACCAGAATTAGCTGGTGATTTAGTAGATAATGGTATCATCGTAACAGGTGGAGGAGCACAAATTAAAGGTATTAAAGAGTACATAGAAGAAGTCACTCATGTAGATGTACATGTTTCGCATTCGCCAATGACTGCAGTAGTAGAAGGTACTAAACGTCTATTAAAAATGAGCAAAAATCATTATTTTGGAGAGTTTTAGGAGGATATTATGGCAGAAAAAATTGGATTAGGTATTGATTTAGGTACGGCGAACCTTCTTGTATATCTTGAGAAAAAAGGAATTATCTTTAATGAACCAAGTGTAATAGCATTTGATCGTGAAAGTGGTAAAATTGTTGCTGCTGGAAAAGATGCACATAAAATGCTTGGGAAAGTCCACGATAAAATTAGTGTTATAAAACCATTACGAAATGGAGTTATTAGTGACATGAAAGCCGCTAAAGCTTTACTTCAATATGTATTAGAAACAGTAGAAAATTTAACAAAAAAAGAACTAACAAATACCTCTTGTGTTATGTGTTGTCCTAGTGAGGTTACAACTATAGAGAGAGATATTATTACAGAATTAGCAGTAAACATGGGAATTAGTGATGTACTAATTGATGAAGAAATCAAAGCAGGTGCTCTTGGAGCGAATGTTGATATCTTTAAATCAAAAGGTGTAATGATTGTTGATATAGGTGGAGGAACAACAGATGTTGGTGTTCTATCATTTGGAGACATTGTATTATCAAGAACTATCCGCATGGCTGGTAATTTTATAGATAAGGAATTAGCAAAACAAGTTAAGCAAAATGAAAAAGTTGAAATCGGAGAATTAACAAGTGAAAGATGTAAAATGGAGCTTGCTGATTTAAGAAAAGATGCAAAAGTTAAAGTGAATAGATACGCTGGTAGAGACATCGTCAAAGGTATACCTAAATGGGTAGATATCTCTAGTACAGATGTAAATAATGTAATTACCCCAACATATGAAGAAGTTGTAAAACTTATCGCAGCAGTATTAAAAGATACTCCACCTGAATTAAGTGCTGATATATATCAACACGGAATTTTATTAACCGGTGGTGGAGCATTAATTAAAGGTGTTGAAGAATTCATATCTAGCCGTATCAAAGTACCTGTTAAAGTAGTTAGCAACCCACTTACATGTGTTGCAGAAGGGTCAAAATATTTATTAAAAAATCGTGGCGATTATTTAGTAAATCCTTTGAAATTATAAAGAGGTGAAAAATATGGCAAATGATCGAAAAATGAAAAACAATCACAAACTAATAAAAATTGGAATCGATTTAGGTACGGCAAATTTATTAGTATATGTTGATGGTGAAGGAATTATCTTTAATGAACCTAGCGTAATTGCTATGGAATATGAAACAAACGATGTAATTGCAGTTGGATTTAATGCTGCAAAAATGATTGGTAGAGGACATCACGGCATCAAAATCGTTAGTCCATTAAACCAAGGTGTAATTAGTGATATGGATGCTGCAAAGAAATTAATTGAAATTGCAGTAAGAAAAGGAGAAGCAATTGATGTTAATTTAAGAGCTTCAACTTTACTAATCTGTTGTCCTAGTGAAGTTACCCAAATCGAAAGAGATGCAATGATTGATCTTGCACATCATTTAGGTGTCCCAGATGTCTTTATTGAAGAAGAAGTTAAAGCCGGAGGTATCGGTGCAGGATTAGATATTTATGATTCAAAAGGTAGTATGGTAATTGATATAGGTGGAGGTAGTACCGACATCGGTGTATTATCACTTGGTGATATCGTTGTTAGTGAATCTATTAGAATCGCTGGTAATTATCTTGATCAGGAAATTATTAACTACTTACAATATCAACACGGGATTCTTATTGGTAAGAAAACCGCACAAAGAATTAAAGAAGAGATTGGTACGGTTAGAGAAAACTTACCAGGAAACGTATTTACATACGCCAACGGAAGGGACATTGTATCAGGATTACCACGTAAGATAAAAGTAGCTCAAGAAGACATCAGAGAGATCTTTATAGAGCCTTTCAAATCAATCTCTAACGCAATACTTAAAGTATTACAAAACACACCTCCAGAATTAAGTGCTGACATCATTCAAAGTGGTATGTTAATAAACGGTGGTTGTGCTTTAGTTGATGGTGTAGACGAGTTCTTATTTAAAGAAATC
Coding sequences within it:
- the mreB_2 gene encoding Rod shape-determining protein MreB, which codes for MAEKIGLGIDLGTANLLVYLEKKGIIFNEPSVIAFDRESGKIVAAGKDAHKMLGKVHDKISVIKPLRNGVISDMKAAKALLQYVLETVENLTKKELTNTSCVMCCPSEVTTIERDIITELAVNMGISDVLIDEEIKAGALGANVDIFKSKGVMIVDIGGGTTDVGVLSFGDIVLSRTIRMAGNFIDKELAKQVKQNEKVEIGELTSERCKMELADLRKDAKVKVNRYAGRDIVKGIPKWVDISSTDVNNVITPTYEEVVKLIAAVLKDTPPELSADIYQHGILLTGGGALIKGVEEFISSRIKVPVKVVSNPLTCVAEGSKYLLKNRGDYLVNPLKL
- a CDS encoding lysophospholipase L2 translates to MEVMEFKIKGRHSLELACLKVLPKKEPKAIVQIFHGMGEKKERYIPFMEFLADNGYAVYIHDHRKHGASVFNEGEHGMWVKEDTWHDVIDDAYFVSRRILKDLPGKEIYILGHSMGSIIARGFLGEYPLVAKKAILMGTLPPMSLTAAIAPILLARVLRLFSGAKRSTFLGNMTNKRLQPKYGMPRTEFDWLSRDNEIVDKYIEDPLCGYAYTPQFYFEFFKGIVACNKSNFISQTKHIPILFISGSEDPVGEKGEGVKLVHRQFNGHGYSQLTLKIVEEAKHEVLNETNKLETYQFILNWLDTSE
- the mreB_1 gene encoding Rod shape-determining protein MreB, which encodes MGEKPKGTFNVGVDLGTSNLLIYVEGRGTIFDEPSYIAVDKASGKIVSVGLDAAELVGKVHDKVKVVKPLQGGVISDISMIRELLMFTFDKLFVDNTQQINKLLICIPSEITETEKAAILQLGAELGIEDTKIDEEIKAAAIGSGVDIYTPSGHLVVDIGGGTTDFGVLSLGDVVLSKSIKVAGDYFDKQIMDYVKEEHKLEIGPQTAEKAKVALASLTGELPKDEEGKAITFNAMGRDLVSGLPHMVVLKGKEIRKIMTDSFESIKATLIATLEATPPELAGDLVDNGIIVTGGGAQIKGIKEYIEEVTHVDVHVSHSPMTAVVEGTKRLLKMSKNHYFGEF
- the pcp gene encoding Pyrrolidone-carboxylate peptidase translates to MKIIVTGFGRFLDNENNPTKDILKLLPKTILGNEIFPIELPVIFDECFDYLKPFIVDIDPDVIIMLGLAGGRKAITPERVAINMKDTTGPDNIGYMPVDEIIDINGKNAFFSGLPLREIEKNLKIYNIPVKISNSAGLYVCNNIMYKVLNYIDQNNLNIKAGFVHVPYSDESKPNVDVFSLPIEIIYQGVIEIIKAVL
- the mreB_3 gene encoding Rod shape-determining protein MreB, giving the protein MANDRKMKNNHKLIKIGIDLGTANLLVYVDGEGIIFNEPSVIAMEYETNDVIAVGFNAAKMIGRGHHGIKIVSPLNQGVISDMDAAKKLIEIAVRKGEAIDVNLRASTLLICCPSEVTQIERDAMIDLAHHLGVPDVFIEEEVKAGGIGAGLDIYDSKGSMVIDIGGGSTDIGVLSLGDIVVSESIRIAGNYLDQEIINYLQYQHGILIGKKTAQRIKEEIGTVRENLPGNVFTYANGRDIVSGLPRKIKVAQEDIREIFIEPFKSISNAILKVLQNTPPELSADIIQSGMLINGGCALVDGVDEFLFKEIGLDVHIAKNPLTAIVEGTKVLLQNRGNYYVKPVD
- a CDS encoding Divergent PAP2 family protein, which codes for MLFNFPLEIALISMIIAQLVKLPIQRIIDKKWTPSIIFSTGGMPSSHSAFVTALTLAFALTEGVTSPFFAISFVFASVIIHDAVGIRREAGKHATVLNQMKEEFDLLVKEVSKGRKRDDKVVESKLKELLGHEPIEALTGTLLGALLTLIYYFTIIV